The following proteins come from a genomic window of Hymenobacter canadensis:
- a CDS encoding succinylglutamate desuccinylase/aspartoacylase family protein produces MTPAPNSAAICLNGLTILPGERVLTRLVISRLPSGTVIDIPVHVFRSTVPGPTVLLMAGMHGDEVNGIEIIRRLIRRDLLRPLRGTIIAIPILNIYGFLNFSRDVPDGKDVNRSFPGNPRGSLASRVAHRFMREIMPLIDYGIDFHTGGAARSNMPQIRCLLHEDPETDAIAAAFAAPFTLHSALRAGSLRETAMQLGKRIIVYETGESLRLDEAGIDLAIAGTFRVLHYLGMVSDASRPEHPAVVCLRHTWLRAKFAGLFRSHVRNGDYIEKGQIYGSVADPYGEHAVRLEAPVAGYIIGLNHMPVVNQGDALVHVGRLDAAPSRIDLAPPYEEKPMKPLEHEPEDHDEDEPEAP; encoded by the coding sequence TTGACCCCAGCCCCCAACTCAGCCGCCATCTGCCTCAACGGCCTCACCATTCTGCCCGGCGAGCGGGTGCTGACGCGGCTAGTGATTTCGCGGCTGCCCTCGGGCACAGTCATCGACATTCCGGTGCACGTGTTCCGTTCCACAGTGCCCGGCCCCACGGTGCTGCTGATGGCCGGCATGCACGGCGACGAGGTGAACGGCATCGAAATTATCCGGCGCCTGATCCGGCGCGATTTGCTGCGGCCGTTGCGGGGCACCATCATTGCCATTCCCATCCTCAACATCTACGGGTTTCTGAACTTCTCGCGCGATGTGCCCGACGGCAAGGATGTAAACCGCAGTTTTCCCGGCAACCCGCGCGGCTCGCTGGCCAGCCGCGTAGCACACCGCTTCATGCGCGAAATCATGCCCCTGATTGACTACGGCATCGATTTCCACACGGGCGGCGCGGCGCGCTCCAACATGCCCCAGATCCGGTGCCTGCTGCACGAAGACCCCGAAACCGACGCCATTGCCGCCGCTTTTGCCGCGCCCTTCACGCTGCACTCGGCACTGCGGGCGGGCTCCCTGCGCGAAACGGCTATGCAGCTCGGTAAGCGCATCATCGTGTACGAAACCGGCGAGTCTTTGCGCCTCGACGAGGCCGGTATCGACCTGGCCATTGCGGGCACGTTTCGGGTGCTGCACTACCTGGGCATGGTATCCGACGCCTCGCGGCCCGAGCATCCGGCCGTGGTGTGTTTGCGCCATACGTGGCTGCGGGCCAAGTTTGCGGGCCTGTTTCGCAGCCACGTCCGCAACGGCGACTACATCGAGAAGGGCCAGATCTATGGCTCCGTGGCCGACCCCTACGGCGAGCATGCCGTGCGCCTGGAAGCGCCGGTAGCGGGCTACATCATCGGCCTCAATCATATGCCCGTCGTCAACCAGGGCGATGCGCTGGTGCATGTCGGCCGCCTCGACGCCGCCCCAAGCCGCATCGACCTGGCCCCGCCCTACGAGGAAAAGCCCATGAAGCCCCTCGAACACGAACCCGAAGACCACGACGAAGACGAACCGGAAGCGCCGTAA
- a CDS encoding OmpH family outer membrane protein — MKNSLQLAINAVLVIAVAVLFYLHFSAKPATVAARKAPVTVQTTDSTGATTETTVAADEPAALALADTNKVAYVESGKLLDGYKGMQDARKAFEAKAKRWEAQNQSMVQSFQAAVQQYQKQGESMTPEQRAATEQKLGAQQQQVGQNQQKLQQQAQDEEAKMTQAVLERVNKQIEKYGKANGYRLILSGSLAYGRKDLDITQPVLKYLNQEYAAKK, encoded by the coding sequence ATGAAAAACTCGCTTCAACTGGCTATCAATGCCGTGCTGGTCATTGCCGTGGCCGTGCTGTTTTACCTGCATTTTTCTGCTAAGCCGGCCACCGTGGCGGCCCGCAAGGCCCCCGTAACCGTCCAGACCACCGACTCGACCGGCGCCACCACCGAAACCACCGTGGCCGCCGACGAGCCCGCCGCCCTGGCCCTCGCCGATACCAATAAAGTGGCCTATGTAGAATCGGGTAAGCTGCTTGACGGCTACAAAGGCATGCAGGACGCCCGCAAGGCTTTCGAGGCCAAAGCCAAGCGCTGGGAAGCCCAGAACCAGAGCATGGTGCAGAGCTTCCAGGCGGCCGTGCAGCAGTACCAGAAGCAGGGCGAAAGCATGACCCCCGAGCAGCGCGCCGCCACTGAGCAGAAGCTGGGCGCCCAGCAGCAGCAGGTAGGCCAGAACCAGCAGAAACTGCAGCAGCAGGCCCAGGACGAAGAAGCTAAAATGACCCAGGCCGTGCTGGAGCGCGTCAACAAGCAAATCGAAAAATACGGCAAAGCCAACGGCTACCGCCTGATTCTGAGTGGCTCGCTGGCTTACGGCCGCAAAGACCTCGACATCACCCAGCCGGTGCTCAAATACCTCAACCAGGAGTACGCAGCCAAGAAATAG
- a CDS encoding RNA polymerase sigma factor, producing the protein MTALPLSPDLSDESLLLAGCLAQDRTAQHQLYQRYKSAMFSCAMRILGNDRDLAQDALQEGFVDVFRHLGNFRQQSTLGAWIKAIMVRRALRVLRREQRMEVYDDQRHPEPTVGWHDSLTGEALDKAISELPAGYRAVFCLVEVEGYLHREVAELLSITEGTSKSQLYHAKKLLQVKLHHLYHA; encoded by the coding sequence GTGACTGCGCTGCCTCTCTCTCCCGACCTCTCCGACGAATCGTTGCTGCTAGCCGGCTGCCTGGCTCAGGACCGTACGGCCCAGCACCAGCTCTACCAGCGCTACAAGTCGGCTATGTTTTCGTGCGCCATGCGGATTCTCGGCAACGACCGGGACCTGGCCCAGGACGCGCTGCAGGAAGGGTTTGTGGACGTGTTCCGGCACTTGGGCAACTTCCGGCAACAGTCGACGCTGGGCGCCTGGATTAAGGCGATTATGGTGCGCCGGGCGTTGCGGGTGCTGCGCCGGGAGCAGCGTATGGAAGTCTACGACGACCAGCGCCACCCCGAGCCGACCGTGGGCTGGCACGACAGCCTGACTGGCGAGGCGTTGGACAAGGCCATCAGCGAGCTGCCGGCCGGCTACCGGGCGGTGTTCTGCCTGGTGGAGGTGGAAGGCTACCTGCACCGCGAAGTGGCCGAGCTGTTGAGCATCACGGAAGGCACCAGCAAGTCGCAGCTCTATCACGCCAAGAAGCTGCTGCAAGTGAAACTGCATCATTTATACCACGCATGA